The following proteins are co-located in the Rattus norvegicus strain BN/NHsdMcwi chromosome 19, GRCr8, whole genome shotgun sequence genome:
- the Kifc3 gene encoding kinesin-like protein KIFC3 isoform X3, with product MSWAELLFGEGTLAAFWRSRDKDEPEVETGITTQQNKPARHPEEVAEPRAMVPSRRTWNLGATPSLRGLWRVGRVQEPKPGMARPAPASPAARPFPHTGQGRLRTGRGKDTLPGGEEDSTSRSAARPSLAQCRALSVDWPGPRSPHRLYLTVQQALQDKGCESKSQGTKEDRLPKRQAPAPRRDREAPEAGGTMNVEKPGGRLLGIGRCSSLSGSPGPDPVVHRTVEAMSQLQEELVVLRERLALHDSDRQATTTQLQNQVENLKEKLISQAQEVSRLRSELGGTDVEKHRDRLMVENEQLRQELRRCEAELQELRAQPVVPCQGCEHSQESTQLRDRLSQLQLEVAENKGMLSELNLEVQQKTDRLAEVELRLKDCLAEKAQEEERLSRRLRDSHETIASLKAQSPPVKYVIKTVEVESSKTKQALSESQTRNQHLQEQVAMQRQVLKEMEQQLQNSHQLTIQLRAQIAMYEAELERAHGQMLEEMQSLEEDKNRAIEEAFARAQVEMKAVHENLAGVRTNLLTLQPALRTLTNDYNGLKRQVRGFPLLLQEALRSVKAEIGQAIEEVNSNNQELLRKYRRELQLRKKCHNELVRLKGNIRVIARVRPVTKEDGEGPEATNAVTFDPDDDSIIHLLHKGKPVSFELDKVFSPWASQQDVFQEVQALITSCIDGFNVCIFAYGQTGAGKTYTMEGTPENPGINQRALQLLFSEVQEKASDWQYNITVSAAEIYNEVLRDLLGKEPQEKLEIRLCPDGSGQLYVPGLTEFQVQSVDDINKVFEFGYNNRTTEFTNLNEHSSRSHALLIVTVRGVDCSTGLRTTGKLNLVDLAGSERVGKSGAEGNRLREAQHINRSLSALGDVIAALRSRQGHVPFRNSKLTYLLQDSLSGDSKTLMVVQVSPVEKNTSETLYSLKFAERVRSVELGPGSRRTELGSWSSQEHLEWEPACQTPQPTARAHSAPGSGTSSRPGSIRRKLQPSEREETALSQAWRLQPIISTTRETDTRGFKSEDSLVDTVSKQSEKRA from the exons CCTGCACGGCACCCAGAAGAGGTTGCTGAGCCCCGGGCCATGGTCCCCTCTCGCAGGACGTGGAACTTGGGAGCCACGCCTTCACTTCGGGGCCTGTGGAGAGTGGGCCGGGTCCAGGAGCCCAAGCCTGGGATGGCTCGCCCCGCCCCAGCCAGCCCAGCCGCCCGCCCTTTCCCACACACCGGCCAGGGGAGGTTGAGAACTG GGCGTGGAAAAGATACCCTACCTGGTGGCGAGGAAGACTCCACTTCCCGGTCTGCAGCTCGCCCGTCTCTTGCTCAGTGCCGAGCCCTCAGCGTGGACTGGCCTGGCCCTAGGAGTCCCCATAGACTCTACCTGACAGTGCAG CAGGCCCTGCAGGACAAGGGGTGCGAGAGCAAGAGTCAGGGGACGAAAGAAGACAGACTCCCGAAGAGGCAGGCGCCGGCCCCCAGGCGGGACCGGGAGGCCCCAGAAGCTGGTGGTACCATGAATGTAGAAAAACCAG GTGGGCGGCTCCTTGGCATCGGGAGGTGCTCAAGCCTGTCCGGGTCACCAGGCCCAGACCCCGTGGTACATAGGACCGTGGAGGCCATGTCCCAGCTTCAGGAGGAGCTGGTAGTCCTTCGGGAGAGGCTGGCCCTCCATGACAGTGACCGGCAAGCCACAACCACCCAGCTGCAGAACCAG GTGGAGAATCTAAAGGAAAAGCTCATTAGCCAGGCCCAGGAAGTGAGCCGACTGCGATCAGAACTG GGGGGCACCGACGTGGAAAAGCACCGGGACAGACTGATGGTGGAGAATGAGCAGCTGAGGCAAGAGCTGAGGCGCTGTGAGGCGGAGCTTCAGGAGCTTCGGGCACAGCCGGTGGTGCCCTGCCAGGGTTGCGAGCACAGCCAG GAGAGCACCCAGCTCCGGGACAGGTTATCCCAGCTGCAGCTGGAAGTGGCCGAGAACAAGGGCATGCTGTCGGAGCTGAACCTGGAGGTGCAGCAGAAAACCGACCGGCTGGCAGAGGTAGAGCTGCGGCTCAAGGACTGCCTGGCTGAGAAAGCACAGGAAGAGGAGCGACTCAGCCGGCGCCTGCGTGACAGCCACGAGACCATCGCCAGTCTGAAGGCCCAGTCCCCACCTGTTAAG TATGTCATCAAGACAGTGGAGGTAGAGTCGTCCAAGACCAAGCAGGCCCTCAGCGAGTCCCAGACCCGGAACCAGCACCTGCAGGAGCAAGTGGCCATGCAGAGGCAGGTGCTTAAGGAGATGGAGCAGCAGCTGCAGAACTCGCATCAGCTGACAATACAGCTGCGGGCTCAG ATTGCCATGTATGAGGCAGAGCTGGAGCGGGCGCACGGGCAGATGCTGGAGGAGATGCAGTCCTTGGAGGAAGATAAGAACCGGGCCATTGAGGAGGCCTTTGCGCGGGCCCAGGTGGAGATGAAGGCTGTACACGAGAACCTGGCAG GTGTCAGGACCAACCTGCTGACGCTGCAGCCTGCGCTGAGGACCCTCACCAACGACTACAATGGGCTCAAGCGCCAGGTGCGGGGCTTCCCCCTGCTGCTGCAGGAGGCTCTCCGGAGTGTCAAAGCTGAG ATTGGCCAGGCCATTGAGGAGGTCAACAGCAACAACCAGGAGCTGCTGCGCAAGTACCGCCGGGAGCTGCAGCTGCGCAAGAAGTGCCATAACGAGCTGGTGCGGCTGAAGG GAAACATCCGGGTGATTGCCCGAGTCCGGCCAGTCAccaaggaggatggggaaggaccTGAGGCAACCAATGCTGTGACCTTTGACCCTGATGATGACTCCATCATCCACCTGCTGCACAAGGGCAAGCCTGTGTCCTTCGAGCTGGACAAGGTCTTCTCCCCGTGGGCGTCCCAGCAGGAT GTGTTCCAGGAGGTGCAGGCCCTCATCACCTCCTGCATCGATGGCTTCAATGTCTGCATCTTTGCTTATGGCCAGACAGGCGCCGGCAAGACGTATACAATGGAG GGCACCCCCGAGAACCCAGGCATTAATCAGCGGGCCCTGCAACTGCTCTTCTCAGAGGTGCAGGAGAAGGCGTCCGACTGGCAGTACAACATCACCGTCAGTGCAGCTGAGATCTACAACGAAGTCCTCAG GGACCTGCTGGGGAAAGAGCCTCAGGAGAAGTTGGAGATCCGACTGTGTCCAGATGGCAGCGGCCAGCTGTATGTGCCAGGGCTGACTGAGTTCCAGGTGCAGAGCGTGGATGATATCAACAAG GTGTTTGAGTTTGGCTACAACAACCGCACCACCGAGTTCACCAACCTGAATGAACACAGCTCACGCTCCCATGCTCTGCTCATTGTGACGGTGAGAGGCGTGGACTGCAGCACAGGCCTCCGCACCACGG GGAAGCTGAACCTGGTGGACCTGGCTGGCTCCGAGCGTGTAGGGAAGTCGGGGGCTGAAGGCAACCGCCTGCGAGAGGCACAGCACATCAACAGGTCACTGTCTGCCCTGGGGGACGTCATCGCTGCCCTGCGTTCTCGACAGGGCCATGTGCCCTTCCGTAATTCCAAACTCACCTACCTGCTGCAGGACTCACTCAGTGGTGACAGCAAGACCCTCATGGTGGTACAG GTGTCCCCAGTGGAGAAAAACACCAGTGAGACTCTGTACTCCCTCAAGTTTGCTGAGAGGGTTCGCTCTGTGGAGCTGGGCCCTGGGTCCCGCCGTACAGAGCTAGGTTCCTGGTCAAGCCAGGAGCATCTAGAG TGGGAGCCAGCTTGCCAGACACCACAGCCTACAGCACGAGCCCACTCTGCCCCTGGCTCTGGGACCAGTAGCCGCCCGGGATCCATCCGAAGGAAACTGCAGCCGTCAG AAAGGGAGGAAACAGCCTTGAGCCAGGCCTGGCGGCTTCAACCTATAATCTCAACTACTCGGGAGACTGACACAAGAGGATtcaagtctgaggacagcctggtcgaTACAGTCTCCAAACAGTCTGAGAAAAGAG CCTGA
- the Kifc3 gene encoding kinesin-like protein KIFC3 isoform 2 (isoform 2 is encoded by transcript variant 2) translates to MSQLQEELVVLRERLALHDSDRQATTTQLQNQVENLKEKLISQAQEVSRLRSELGGTDVEKHRDRLMVENEQLRQELRRCEAELQELRAQPVVPCQGCEHSQESTQLRDRLSQLQLEVAENKGMLSELNLEVQQKTDRLAEVELRLKDCLAEKAQEEERLSRRLRDSHETIASLKAQSPPVKYVIKTVEVESSKTKQALSESQTRNQHLQEQVAMQRQVLKEMEQQLQNSHQLTIQLRAQIAMYEAELERAHGQMLEEMQSLEEDKNRAIEEAFARAQVEMKAVHENLAGVRTNLLTLQPALRTLTNDYNGLKRQVRGFPLLLQEALRSVKAEIGQAIEEVNSNNQELLRKYRRELQLRKKCHNELVRLKGNIRVIARVRPVTKEDGEGPEATNAVTFDPDDDSIIHLLHKGKPVSFELDKVFSPWASQQDVFQEVQALITSCIDGFNVCIFAYGQTGAGKTYTMEGTPENPGINQRALQLLFSEVQEKASDWQYNITVSAAEIYNEVLRDLLGKEPQEKLEIRLCPDGSGQLYVPGLTEFQVQSVDDINKVFEFGYNNRTTEFTNLNEHSSRSHALLIVTVRGVDCSTGLRTTGKLNLVDLAGSERVGKSGAEGNRLREAQHINRSLSALGDVIAALRSRQGHVPFRNSKLTYLLQDSLSGDSKTLMVVQVSPVEKNTSETLYSLKFAERVRSVELGPGSRRTELGSWSSQEHLEWEPACQTPQPTARAHSAPGSGTSSRPGSIRRKLQPSA, encoded by the exons ATGTCCCAGCTTCAGGAGGAGCTGGTAGTCCTTCGGGAGAGGCTGGCCCTCCATGACAGTGACCGGCAAGCCACAACCACCCAGCTGCAGAACCAG GTGGAGAATCTAAAGGAAAAGCTCATTAGCCAGGCCCAGGAAGTGAGCCGACTGCGATCAGAACTG GGGGGCACCGACGTGGAAAAGCACCGGGACAGACTGATGGTGGAGAATGAGCAGCTGAGGCAAGAGCTGAGGCGCTGTGAGGCGGAGCTTCAGGAGCTTCGGGCACAGCCGGTGGTGCCCTGCCAGGGTTGCGAGCACAGCCAG GAGAGCACCCAGCTCCGGGACAGGTTATCCCAGCTGCAGCTGGAAGTGGCCGAGAACAAGGGCATGCTGTCGGAGCTGAACCTGGAGGTGCAGCAGAAAACCGACCGGCTGGCAGAGGTAGAGCTGCGGCTCAAGGACTGCCTGGCTGAGAAAGCACAGGAAGAGGAGCGACTCAGCCGGCGCCTGCGTGACAGCCACGAGACCATCGCCAGTCTGAAGGCCCAGTCCCCACCTGTTAAG TATGTCATCAAGACAGTGGAGGTAGAGTCGTCCAAGACCAAGCAGGCCCTCAGCGAGTCCCAGACCCGGAACCAGCACCTGCAGGAGCAAGTGGCCATGCAGAGGCAGGTGCTTAAGGAGATGGAGCAGCAGCTGCAGAACTCGCATCAGCTGACAATACAGCTGCGGGCTCAG ATTGCCATGTATGAGGCAGAGCTGGAGCGGGCGCACGGGCAGATGCTGGAGGAGATGCAGTCCTTGGAGGAAGATAAGAACCGGGCCATTGAGGAGGCCTTTGCGCGGGCCCAGGTGGAGATGAAGGCTGTACACGAGAACCTGGCAG GTGTCAGGACCAACCTGCTGACGCTGCAGCCTGCGCTGAGGACCCTCACCAACGACTACAATGGGCTCAAGCGCCAGGTGCGGGGCTTCCCCCTGCTGCTGCAGGAGGCTCTCCGGAGTGTCAAAGCTGAG ATTGGCCAGGCCATTGAGGAGGTCAACAGCAACAACCAGGAGCTGCTGCGCAAGTACCGCCGGGAGCTGCAGCTGCGCAAGAAGTGCCATAACGAGCTGGTGCGGCTGAAGG GAAACATCCGGGTGATTGCCCGAGTCCGGCCAGTCAccaaggaggatggggaaggaccTGAGGCAACCAATGCTGTGACCTTTGACCCTGATGATGACTCCATCATCCACCTGCTGCACAAGGGCAAGCCTGTGTCCTTCGAGCTGGACAAGGTCTTCTCCCCGTGGGCGTCCCAGCAGGAT GTGTTCCAGGAGGTGCAGGCCCTCATCACCTCCTGCATCGATGGCTTCAATGTCTGCATCTTTGCTTATGGCCAGACAGGCGCCGGCAAGACGTATACAATGGAG GGCACCCCCGAGAACCCAGGCATTAATCAGCGGGCCCTGCAACTGCTCTTCTCAGAGGTGCAGGAGAAGGCGTCCGACTGGCAGTACAACATCACCGTCAGTGCAGCTGAGATCTACAACGAAGTCCTCAG GGACCTGCTGGGGAAAGAGCCTCAGGAGAAGTTGGAGATCCGACTGTGTCCAGATGGCAGCGGCCAGCTGTATGTGCCAGGGCTGACTGAGTTCCAGGTGCAGAGCGTGGATGATATCAACAAG GTGTTTGAGTTTGGCTACAACAACCGCACCACCGAGTTCACCAACCTGAATGAACACAGCTCACGCTCCCATGCTCTGCTCATTGTGACGGTGAGAGGCGTGGACTGCAGCACAGGCCTCCGCACCACGG GGAAGCTGAACCTGGTGGACCTGGCTGGCTCCGAGCGTGTAGGGAAGTCGGGGGCTGAAGGCAACCGCCTGCGAGAGGCACAGCACATCAACAGGTCACTGTCTGCCCTGGGGGACGTCATCGCTGCCCTGCGTTCTCGACAGGGCCATGTGCCCTTCCGTAATTCCAAACTCACCTACCTGCTGCAGGACTCACTCAGTGGTGACAGCAAGACCCTCATGGTGGTACAG GTGTCCCCAGTGGAGAAAAACACCAGTGAGACTCTGTACTCCCTCAAGTTTGCTGAGAGGGTTCGCTCTGTGGAGCTGGGCCCTGGGTCCCGCCGTACAGAGCTAGGTTCCTGGTCAAGCCAGGAGCATCTAGAG TGGGAGCCAGCTTGCCAGACACCACAGCCTACAGCACGAGCCCACTCTGCCCCTGGCTCTGGGACCAGTAGCCGCCCGGGATCCATCCGAAGGAAACTGCAGCCGTCAG CCTGA
- the Kifc3 gene encoding kinesin-like protein KIFC3 isoform X9: MSQLQEELVVLRERLALHDSDRQATTTQLQNQVENLKEKLISQAQEVSRLRSELGGTDVEKHRDRLMVENEQLRQELRRCEAELQELRAQPVVPCQGCEHSQESTQLRDRLSQLQLEVAENKGMLSELNLEVQQKTDRLAEVELRLKDCLAEKAQEEERLSRRLRDSHETIASLKAQSPPVKYVIKTVEVESSKTKQALSESQTRNQHLQEQVAMQRQVLKEMEQQLQNSHQLTIQLRAQIAMYEAELERAHGQMLEEMQSLEEDKNRAIEEAFARAQVEMKAVHENLAGVRTNLLTLQPALRTLTNDYNGLKRQVRGFPLLLQEALRSVKAEIGQAIEEVNSNNQELLRKYRRELQLRKKCHNELVRLKGNIRVIARVRPVTKEDGEGPEATNAVTFDPDDDSIIHLLHKGKPVSFELDKVFSPWASQQDVFQEVQALITSCIDGFNVCIFAYGQTGAGKTYTMEGTPENPGINQRALQLLFSEVQEKASDWQYNITVSAAEIYNEVLRDLLGKEPQEKLEIRLCPDGSGQLYVPGLTEFQVQSVDDINKVFEFGYNNRTTEFTNLNEHSSRSHALLIVTVRGVDCSTGLRTTGKLNLVDLAGSERVGKSGAEGNRLREAQHINRSLSALGDVIAALRSRQGHVPFRNSKLTYLLQDSLSGDSKTLMVVQVSPVEKNTSETLYSLKFAERVRSVELGPGSRRTELGSWSSQEHLEWEPACQTPQPTARAHSAPGSGTSSRPGSIRRKLQPSEREETALSQAWRLQPIISTTRETDTRGFKSEDSLVDTVSKQSEKRGKLRPVPV; this comes from the exons ATGTCCCAGCTTCAGGAGGAGCTGGTAGTCCTTCGGGAGAGGCTGGCCCTCCATGACAGTGACCGGCAAGCCACAACCACCCAGCTGCAGAACCAG GTGGAGAATCTAAAGGAAAAGCTCATTAGCCAGGCCCAGGAAGTGAGCCGACTGCGATCAGAACTG GGGGGCACCGACGTGGAAAAGCACCGGGACAGACTGATGGTGGAGAATGAGCAGCTGAGGCAAGAGCTGAGGCGCTGTGAGGCGGAGCTTCAGGAGCTTCGGGCACAGCCGGTGGTGCCCTGCCAGGGTTGCGAGCACAGCCAG GAGAGCACCCAGCTCCGGGACAGGTTATCCCAGCTGCAGCTGGAAGTGGCCGAGAACAAGGGCATGCTGTCGGAGCTGAACCTGGAGGTGCAGCAGAAAACCGACCGGCTGGCAGAGGTAGAGCTGCGGCTCAAGGACTGCCTGGCTGAGAAAGCACAGGAAGAGGAGCGACTCAGCCGGCGCCTGCGTGACAGCCACGAGACCATCGCCAGTCTGAAGGCCCAGTCCCCACCTGTTAAG TATGTCATCAAGACAGTGGAGGTAGAGTCGTCCAAGACCAAGCAGGCCCTCAGCGAGTCCCAGACCCGGAACCAGCACCTGCAGGAGCAAGTGGCCATGCAGAGGCAGGTGCTTAAGGAGATGGAGCAGCAGCTGCAGAACTCGCATCAGCTGACAATACAGCTGCGGGCTCAG ATTGCCATGTATGAGGCAGAGCTGGAGCGGGCGCACGGGCAGATGCTGGAGGAGATGCAGTCCTTGGAGGAAGATAAGAACCGGGCCATTGAGGAGGCCTTTGCGCGGGCCCAGGTGGAGATGAAGGCTGTACACGAGAACCTGGCAG GTGTCAGGACCAACCTGCTGACGCTGCAGCCTGCGCTGAGGACCCTCACCAACGACTACAATGGGCTCAAGCGCCAGGTGCGGGGCTTCCCCCTGCTGCTGCAGGAGGCTCTCCGGAGTGTCAAAGCTGAG ATTGGCCAGGCCATTGAGGAGGTCAACAGCAACAACCAGGAGCTGCTGCGCAAGTACCGCCGGGAGCTGCAGCTGCGCAAGAAGTGCCATAACGAGCTGGTGCGGCTGAAGG GAAACATCCGGGTGATTGCCCGAGTCCGGCCAGTCAccaaggaggatggggaaggaccTGAGGCAACCAATGCTGTGACCTTTGACCCTGATGATGACTCCATCATCCACCTGCTGCACAAGGGCAAGCCTGTGTCCTTCGAGCTGGACAAGGTCTTCTCCCCGTGGGCGTCCCAGCAGGAT GTGTTCCAGGAGGTGCAGGCCCTCATCACCTCCTGCATCGATGGCTTCAATGTCTGCATCTTTGCTTATGGCCAGACAGGCGCCGGCAAGACGTATACAATGGAG GGCACCCCCGAGAACCCAGGCATTAATCAGCGGGCCCTGCAACTGCTCTTCTCAGAGGTGCAGGAGAAGGCGTCCGACTGGCAGTACAACATCACCGTCAGTGCAGCTGAGATCTACAACGAAGTCCTCAG GGACCTGCTGGGGAAAGAGCCTCAGGAGAAGTTGGAGATCCGACTGTGTCCAGATGGCAGCGGCCAGCTGTATGTGCCAGGGCTGACTGAGTTCCAGGTGCAGAGCGTGGATGATATCAACAAG GTGTTTGAGTTTGGCTACAACAACCGCACCACCGAGTTCACCAACCTGAATGAACACAGCTCACGCTCCCATGCTCTGCTCATTGTGACGGTGAGAGGCGTGGACTGCAGCACAGGCCTCCGCACCACGG GGAAGCTGAACCTGGTGGACCTGGCTGGCTCCGAGCGTGTAGGGAAGTCGGGGGCTGAAGGCAACCGCCTGCGAGAGGCACAGCACATCAACAGGTCACTGTCTGCCCTGGGGGACGTCATCGCTGCCCTGCGTTCTCGACAGGGCCATGTGCCCTTCCGTAATTCCAAACTCACCTACCTGCTGCAGGACTCACTCAGTGGTGACAGCAAGACCCTCATGGTGGTACAG GTGTCCCCAGTGGAGAAAAACACCAGTGAGACTCTGTACTCCCTCAAGTTTGCTGAGAGGGTTCGCTCTGTGGAGCTGGGCCCTGGGTCCCGCCGTACAGAGCTAGGTTCCTGGTCAAGCCAGGAGCATCTAGAG TGGGAGCCAGCTTGCCAGACACCACAGCCTACAGCACGAGCCCACTCTGCCCCTGGCTCTGGGACCAGTAGCCGCCCGGGATCCATCCGAAGGAAACTGCAGCCGTCAG AAAGGGAGGAAACAGCCTTGAGCCAGGCCTGGCGGCTTCAACCTATAATCTCAACTACTCGGGAGACTGACACAAGAGGATtcaagtctgaggacagcctggtcgaTACAGTCTCCAAACAGTCTGAGAAAAGAG
- the Kifc3 gene encoding kinesin-like protein KIFC3 isoform X8 — translation MNVEKPGGRLLGIGRCSSLSGSPGPDPVVHRTVEAMSQLQEELVVLRERLALHDSDRQATTTQLQNQVENLKEKLISQAQEVSRLRSELGGTDVEKHRDRLMVENEQLRQELRRCEAELQELRAQPVVPCQGCEHSQESTQLRDRLSQLQLEVAENKGMLSELNLEVQQKTDRLAEVELRLKDCLAEKAQEEERLSRRLRDSHETIASLKAQSPPVKYVIKTVEVESSKTKQALSESQTRNQHLQEQVAMQRQVLKEMEQQLQNSHQLTIQLRAQIAMYEAELERAHGQMLEEMQSLEEDKNRAIEEAFARAQVEMKAVHENLAGVRTNLLTLQPALRTLTNDYNGLKRQVRGFPLLLQEALRSVKAEIGQAIEEVNSNNQELLRKYRRELQLRKKCHNELVRLKGNIRVIARVRPVTKEDGEGPEATNAVTFDPDDDSIIHLLHKGKPVSFELDKVFSPWASQQDVFQEVQALITSCIDGFNVCIFAYGQTGAGKTYTMEGTPENPGINQRALQLLFSEVQEKASDWQYNITVSAAEIYNEVLRDLLGKEPQEKLEIRLCPDGSGQLYVPGLTEFQVQSVDDINKVFEFGYNNRTTEFTNLNEHSSRSHALLIVTVRGVDCSTGLRTTGKLNLVDLAGSERVGKSGAEGNRLREAQHINRSLSALGDVIAALRSRQGHVPFRNSKLTYLLQDSLSGDSKTLMVVQVSPVEKNTSETLYSLKFAERVRSVELGPGSRRTELGSWSSQEHLEWEPACQTPQPTARAHSAPGSGTSSRPGSIRRKLQPSEREETALSQAWRLQPIISTTRETDTRGFKSEDSLVDTVSKQSEKRGKLRPVPV, via the exons ATGAATGTAGAAAAACCAG GTGGGCGGCTCCTTGGCATCGGGAGGTGCTCAAGCCTGTCCGGGTCACCAGGCCCAGACCCCGTGGTACATAGGACCGTGGAGGCCATGTCCCAGCTTCAGGAGGAGCTGGTAGTCCTTCGGGAGAGGCTGGCCCTCCATGACAGTGACCGGCAAGCCACAACCACCCAGCTGCAGAACCAG GTGGAGAATCTAAAGGAAAAGCTCATTAGCCAGGCCCAGGAAGTGAGCCGACTGCGATCAGAACTG GGGGGCACCGACGTGGAAAAGCACCGGGACAGACTGATGGTGGAGAATGAGCAGCTGAGGCAAGAGCTGAGGCGCTGTGAGGCGGAGCTTCAGGAGCTTCGGGCACAGCCGGTGGTGCCCTGCCAGGGTTGCGAGCACAGCCAG GAGAGCACCCAGCTCCGGGACAGGTTATCCCAGCTGCAGCTGGAAGTGGCCGAGAACAAGGGCATGCTGTCGGAGCTGAACCTGGAGGTGCAGCAGAAAACCGACCGGCTGGCAGAGGTAGAGCTGCGGCTCAAGGACTGCCTGGCTGAGAAAGCACAGGAAGAGGAGCGACTCAGCCGGCGCCTGCGTGACAGCCACGAGACCATCGCCAGTCTGAAGGCCCAGTCCCCACCTGTTAAG TATGTCATCAAGACAGTGGAGGTAGAGTCGTCCAAGACCAAGCAGGCCCTCAGCGAGTCCCAGACCCGGAACCAGCACCTGCAGGAGCAAGTGGCCATGCAGAGGCAGGTGCTTAAGGAGATGGAGCAGCAGCTGCAGAACTCGCATCAGCTGACAATACAGCTGCGGGCTCAG ATTGCCATGTATGAGGCAGAGCTGGAGCGGGCGCACGGGCAGATGCTGGAGGAGATGCAGTCCTTGGAGGAAGATAAGAACCGGGCCATTGAGGAGGCCTTTGCGCGGGCCCAGGTGGAGATGAAGGCTGTACACGAGAACCTGGCAG GTGTCAGGACCAACCTGCTGACGCTGCAGCCTGCGCTGAGGACCCTCACCAACGACTACAATGGGCTCAAGCGCCAGGTGCGGGGCTTCCCCCTGCTGCTGCAGGAGGCTCTCCGGAGTGTCAAAGCTGAG ATTGGCCAGGCCATTGAGGAGGTCAACAGCAACAACCAGGAGCTGCTGCGCAAGTACCGCCGGGAGCTGCAGCTGCGCAAGAAGTGCCATAACGAGCTGGTGCGGCTGAAGG GAAACATCCGGGTGATTGCCCGAGTCCGGCCAGTCAccaaggaggatggggaaggaccTGAGGCAACCAATGCTGTGACCTTTGACCCTGATGATGACTCCATCATCCACCTGCTGCACAAGGGCAAGCCTGTGTCCTTCGAGCTGGACAAGGTCTTCTCCCCGTGGGCGTCCCAGCAGGAT GTGTTCCAGGAGGTGCAGGCCCTCATCACCTCCTGCATCGATGGCTTCAATGTCTGCATCTTTGCTTATGGCCAGACAGGCGCCGGCAAGACGTATACAATGGAG GGCACCCCCGAGAACCCAGGCATTAATCAGCGGGCCCTGCAACTGCTCTTCTCAGAGGTGCAGGAGAAGGCGTCCGACTGGCAGTACAACATCACCGTCAGTGCAGCTGAGATCTACAACGAAGTCCTCAG GGACCTGCTGGGGAAAGAGCCTCAGGAGAAGTTGGAGATCCGACTGTGTCCAGATGGCAGCGGCCAGCTGTATGTGCCAGGGCTGACTGAGTTCCAGGTGCAGAGCGTGGATGATATCAACAAG GTGTTTGAGTTTGGCTACAACAACCGCACCACCGAGTTCACCAACCTGAATGAACACAGCTCACGCTCCCATGCTCTGCTCATTGTGACGGTGAGAGGCGTGGACTGCAGCACAGGCCTCCGCACCACGG GGAAGCTGAACCTGGTGGACCTGGCTGGCTCCGAGCGTGTAGGGAAGTCGGGGGCTGAAGGCAACCGCCTGCGAGAGGCACAGCACATCAACAGGTCACTGTCTGCCCTGGGGGACGTCATCGCTGCCCTGCGTTCTCGACAGGGCCATGTGCCCTTCCGTAATTCCAAACTCACCTACCTGCTGCAGGACTCACTCAGTGGTGACAGCAAGACCCTCATGGTGGTACAG GTGTCCCCAGTGGAGAAAAACACCAGTGAGACTCTGTACTCCCTCAAGTTTGCTGAGAGGGTTCGCTCTGTGGAGCTGGGCCCTGGGTCCCGCCGTACAGAGCTAGGTTCCTGGTCAAGCCAGGAGCATCTAGAG TGGGAGCCAGCTTGCCAGACACCACAGCCTACAGCACGAGCCCACTCTGCCCCTGGCTCTGGGACCAGTAGCCGCCCGGGATCCATCCGAAGGAAACTGCAGCCGTCAG AAAGGGAGGAAACAGCCTTGAGCCAGGCCTGGCGGCTTCAACCTATAATCTCAACTACTCGGGAGACTGACACAAGAGGATtcaagtctgaggacagcctggtcgaTACAGTCTCCAAACAGTCTGAGAAAAGAG